In Zingiber officinale cultivar Zhangliang chromosome 8B, Zo_v1.1, whole genome shotgun sequence, a single genomic region encodes these proteins:
- the LOC122015823 gene encoding protein QUIRKY-like codes for MASVARKLVVEVVEAHDLLPKDGTGSSSPYVVVDFDGQRKKTQTVLRDLNPAWNEALEFALIGPVDDAGEPIEVEVYHDRRAGPSSRNNFLGRVKIDPTKVVRKGEEAAVGFPLQKKNFFGWVRGEIDLKVYYVDEPVPEPAPPVPPENPVETGANEAEEPPVAAAEKVLDEKPEPEKSPEAAAADAEKPAEPVRSPEPAAENVSETVEANPTPPPPKLSAEEAAAPAAGAEKEAAPMWAPRPKQMAPPVVRSPEVAERSKYDLVDKMQYLFVRVVRSRALPADAKPHVRVAAYGRQVSTRTALRSVFFEWNQTFAFIRDASAAAADPSALEISVWDLPPDSDTHDEEDDHFLGGVRFDVSEIPLRDPPDSPLALQWYRLEGFSGRSGDLMVATWIGTQADESFPDAWKADAPTHVGSRSKVYHSPKLWYLRATVIEAHDALAPSNRDYAVAVKAALGFQVLKTRNAVSRNGALPTWNEDLLFVTAEPFGDEHKLVLSLELRHGKDAIALGSASIPLSSVERRVDDRKVASRWLHLLPEADEAPAKMGHKPGFGGRLHVRLCLDGGYHVFEEAQHCQSDFRPSARQLWQPPVGVIELGIIGCRGLLPVRAIDGKGTTDPYAVAKYGPKWARTRTVSDSFDPAWNEQYTWPIYEPSTVLTIAVFDESEDATSRSMGKVRIRISNLETNRIYRGTYPLLQLLPSGVKRMGEIELAVRFSHAGSNLDLLHVYVRPILPAMHHLRPIPAEQLEFLRLAAARIVATHLGRSEPSLRREVVLWMLDAAGNPRGYSMRRVRANWYRIMVALSWVSDVARWAEDMRAWRNPTATVLAHGVLVLLVWYPELAAPSIMGHVAVVGVWRRRRRLRELTPHLCLRASQAEVVEREELDEEFDPVPSLRGSDVVRARYDKMRSVAARFQAMLGDVAAQAERVQALVTWRDPRATGMFVVLCFVVAVTLYVVPARMTAVAAGFYYLRHPMFRDRLPSAAANFFRRLPSLGERIL; via the coding sequence ATGGCCTCCGTGGCGAGGaagctggtggtggaggtggtgGAAGCTCACGATTTGCTGCCCAAGGATGGGACTGGGTCTTCGAGTCCCTATGTGGTTGTTGATTTCGATGGGCAGCGGAAGAAGACGCAGACGGTGCTCCGGGATCTGAATCCGGCGTGGAATGAGGCCTTGGAGTTCGCGCTAATTGGGCCCGTCGACGACGCCGGGGAGCCAATCGAGGTTGAGGTCTACCACGATCGGCGCGCCGGGCCGAGTAGCCGGAATAATTTCCTCGGGCGGGTGAAGATCGACCCAACGAAGGTGGTGAGGAAGGGGGAGGAGGCTGCCGTCGGCTTTCCGCTGCAGAAGAAGAACTTCTTCGGTTGGGTTCGAGGTGAGATTGACCTGAAAGTGTATTATGTCGACGAACCGGTTCCCGAACCCGCACCTCCGGTGCCGCCAGAGAATCCGGTGGAGACGGGTGCTAATGAGGCGGAAGAGCCGCCGGTGGCTGCTGCAGAGAAAGTGCTCGACGAAAAGCCCGAACCTGAAAAATCGCCGGAAGCTGCAGCTGCTGACGCCGAAAAGCCAGCTGAACCCGTTCGTTCGCCGGAACCAGCGGCGGAGAATGTTTCGGAGACGGTCGAAGCCAATCCGACGCCACCGCCACCGAAGCTCAGTGCGGAAGAAGCCGCAGCTCCGGCGGCGGGAGCGGAGAAAGAGGCCGCCCCGATGTGGGCTCCGCGCCCGAAGCAAATGGCTCCACCGGTGGTGCGGTCCCCGGAGGTCGCGGAGCGCTCCAAGTACGACCTGGTGGACAAGATGCAGTACCTCTTCGTACGGGTCGTTCGAAGCCGAGCCCTTCCCGCCGACGCGAAGCCGCACGTCCGGGTGGCTGCCTACGGCCGCCAAGTCAGCACGAGGACGGCCTTGCGGTCGGTCTTCTTCGAATGGAATCAGACCTTCGCATTCATCCGCGACGCATCGGCGGCCGCCGCCGACCCCTCTGCCCTGGAGATCTCCGTGTGGGATCTACCGCCGGACTCCGACACCCACGACGAGGAGGATGATCACTTTCTCGGCGGAGTGCGCTTCGACGTTTCGGAGATCCCGCTGCGCGACCCACCGGATAGCCCACTGGCCCTGCAGTGGTACCGCCTCGAGGGTTTTTCTGGTCGATCCGGCGATCTCATGGTCGCCACCTGGATCGGCACCCAGGCAGATGAGTCGTTTCCCGACGCGTGGAAGGCCGACGCGCCCACCCACGTCGGTTCCCGCTCCAAGGTCTACCACTCCCCCAAGCTCTGGTACCTCCGCGCCACCGTTATTGAGGCGCACGACGCCCTGGCGCCGTCGAACAGAGACTACGCCGTCGCCGTTAAGGCCGCGCTCGGTTTCCAAGTGTTGAAGACGCGAAACGCCGTGAGCCGTAACGGTGCACTGCCGACGTGGAACGAGGACCTCCTCTTCGTGACCGCCGAGCCGTTTGGCGACGAACATAAGCTGGTTCTCTCCCTCGAGCTCCGCCACGGGAAGGACGCCATCGCGCTGGGGTCTGCCTCCATCCCCCTTTCCTCCGTCGAACGCCGTGTGGACGACAGGAAAGTGGCATCCCGATGGCTTCACCTCCTGCCGGAGGCCGACGAGGCTCCGGCGAAAATGGGCCATAAGCCTGGCTTCGGCGGCCGCCTGCACGTGCGCTTGTGTCTCGACGGCGGCTACCACGTATTCGAGGAGGCGCAACACTGTCAGAGCGATTTCCGGCCGTCTGCACGGCAGCTATGGCAGCCTCCGGTAGGCGTCATCGAGCTTGGGATCATCGGTTGCAGGGGCCTCCTTCCTGTGCGCGCCATCGACGGCAAGGGAACCACCGACCCGTACGCCGTCGCCAAGTACGGGCCCAAATGGGCTCGAACCCGCACCGTCTCTGACAGCTTCGACCCGGCCTGGAACGAGCAGTACACGTGGCCCATCTACGAACCATCCACGGTTCTCACGATTGCCGTCTTCGACGAATCTGAAGACGCCACGTCGCGGTCAATGGGGAAGGTTCGGATTCGTATCTCCAATCTGGAGACCAATCGGATCTATCGCGGAACCTACCCGCTACTGCAGCTTCTTCCTTCCGGCGTCAAGCGAATGGGGGAGATCGAGCTCGCGGTGCGCTTCTCCCACGCAGGCTCCAACCTTGATCTGCTCCACGTTTACGTCAGGCCCATTCTTCCGGCGATGCATCATCTCCGCCCCATACCGGCTGAGCAGCTGGAGTTCCTCCGCCTAGCGGCTGCGAGGATCGTCGCGACGCACTTGGGGCGGTCTGAGCCATCTCTGCGGCGAGAGGTAGTGCTGTGGATGCTGGACGCGGCTGGGAATCCGCGCGGGTACAGCATGCGACGGGTTCGCGCCAATTGGTACCGGATCATGGTGGCGCTCTCGTGGGTCTCCGACGTGGCCAGGTGGGCAGAGGACATGCGGGCGTGGCGGAACCCGACGGCCACTGTGCTGGCGCATGGGGTGCTGGTGCTGCTAGTCTGGTACCCGGAGCTGGCCGCCCCGTCGATCATGGGACACGTGGCAGTCGTCGGGGTGTGGAGGCGCCGGAGACGACTAAGAGAGCTGACGCCGCACCTGTGCCTGAGGGCGTCGCAGGCGGAGGTGGTGGAGCGGGAGGAACTGGACGAAGAGTTTGACCCAGTGCCGAGCCTGCGGGGATCGGATGTTGTTCGCGCCCGGTACGACAAGATGCGCTCGGTGGCGGCCAGGTTTCAGGCGATGCTGGGGGACGTGGCAGCGCAGGCTGAGCGGGTTCAGGCGCTGGTGACTTGGAGAGACCCACGGGCGACGGGGATGTTCGTGGTGCTGTGCTTCGTGGTGGCAGTGACGCTCTATGTGGTGCCGGCGAGAATGACCGCAGTGGCGGCGGGATTCTACTACTTGAGACACCCAATGTTCAGGGACCGTTTGCCGTCGGCCGCTGCCAACTTCTTCCGGCGGCTTCCTTCGCTAGGTGAAAGAATTTTGTGA